The Podospora pseudocomata strain CBS 415.72m chromosome 1 map unlocalized CBS415.72m_1, whole genome shotgun sequence genome has a segment encoding these proteins:
- a CDS encoding uncharacterized protein (EggNog:ENOG503NX54; COG:T), with amino-acid sequence MAYNRSYNPDELPRFAEPEQKGPRSPTGQAPPPSSRYENKPPPPRPIEHKNSHYDRYDQTGRLSPRHAPPPDRYGGMSPPPTATQGRPVQQTRPPASSRPPPSPAPRDGAADPTLLPLFRAVDKDGTGQLSEKELSAALVNGDWTAFDPQTVRMMIRMFDSDRSGTIGFEEFCGLWSFLASWRTLFDRFDTDRSGNISLEEFKGALVAFRYRLSDQFIKVLFRTYDKRGEGVMSFDLFVQACISLKRMTDVFKKYDEDRDGYITLSFEDFLTEILRQLR; translated from the exons ATGGCCTACAACAGATCCTACAACCCAGATGAGCTGCCCAG GTTTGCGGAGCCAGAACAA AAAGGACCAAGGTCGCCCACTGGACAggccccccctccatcctcccgATACGAGAACAAGCCACCCCCGCCTCGCCCGATCGAGCACAAAAACTCACACTACGACCGCTACGACCAGACCGGCCGGTTGTCCCCACGACACGCCCCGCCTCCGGACCGATACGGCGGCATGAGCCCCCCTCCGACAGCTACCCAGGGACGCCCGGTTCAGCAGACCCGTCCCCCTGCCAGCTCCCGCCCACCCCCGAGTCCCGCCCCGCGCGATGGCGCCGCTGACCCAACCTTGCTCCCTCTCTTCCGGGCCGTCGACAAGGATG GCACCGGTCAACTCTCGGAAAAGGAGCTCTCGGCCGCCCTCGTCAACGGCGACTGGACCGCCTTCGACCCCCAAACCGTCCGCATGATGATCCGCATGTTCGACTCTGACCGGTCAGGCACCATCGGATTTGAGGAGTTTTGCGGGCTGTggtccttcctcgcctcgtGGCGCACGCTTTTTGACCGGTTCGACACAGACCGGTCGGGGAACATTTCCCTGGAGGAGTTCAAGGGCGCACTGGTGGCGTTTAGGTACCGCCTGAGCGACCAGTTCATCAAGGTTCTGTTCAGGACGTATGAcaagaggggggagggggtgatgagctTTGACTTGTTTGTGCAGGCTTGTATTAgcctgaagaggatgacggaTGTGTTTAAGAAGTATGATGAGGATCGGGATGGGTATATCACGTTGAGCTTTGAGGATTTTTTGACGGAGATATTGAGGCAGTTGAGGTAG